TGGCCGGGGAGTCGCTAGCGGCAAAATCATGTACAAGGAACTCTTTGATCATAAAGCCTTATATTTATATTTCATTAACGCTCTGGGTGCATTAATCAGCATGAAATCTCTAATAGGTATCTGGTTACTTGAAGTGTTATTCATGTTCGTAAATGCTATTATTGCGCGAAAAATTTATCAGCAATTCTACCCTGATGGAAAAGGGGACTTACTCGCGGCGGAGCTTGTAGTCTTGCTAGCTCTGAATCCTGAGACATTGCAAGGCGGTAATCTCACGGAAAATTATACTCTCCCATTTCAATTTTTATCGATTTATTTGCTCGTAAAATATCTCAAGTCCGGAGAAGTCAAGCACAGTCCGTTAATAATGTTTGTACACGGCTTAAATGTAGCTTGTTCTATGAATATGCGTCCGAATCACGTTTTAATGTGGGGTCCGATTGCGTTATTAATACTTGCAAGACTCATTTATCACAAGGAATACAAGAATATCCTGCAAAATTTATTATCAGGACTCGCGGGAGTTTTTGTCGGGTGTCTGCCTGCGATATATTATGCTGTTGCTAATGACGCTGTATATGATGTCTTATTCGGAACGTTCTTATATAATTTTCTCTATATCGGAGTCAACCCGCACGGATTTGTATATAACTTTTTCTTGTCGATATTTGTATGTCCGCATGTATTATTAGTTATGATTCCCCTGTTAATTTCGTGCTTTATAGTTTACTTCAGGAAAAATATTTATAACAGGCTGTATTACTTCTTTATATTATTCGGTGCGTGCTGTATGGTTAGTGTTTCAGGCTACAGAATGGGACATTATTATGAATATCTAGTCCCGTTTGCGCTCCCGATAGTATTCGAGATTGCTAATTTTATTACAGCAAAAAATTTCACGGGAAAATTTCAGACAGCTATGATAGCATTAATAATAATTTATACCGGATTGACGTACATGACCCTTCATGACATGTTCCCCGGACATAAATCAAACAGGGTCAAGACAAGAGAAAGCCACGCAGCAATCTTCGCGGCAAACAGAAAATATTACGGCGATGATGTGTCAAATGAAAAAGTTATTAGTATTAGCGGCGGCAGTTATATTGCTATAGGTGTTATCCCTCACCAAAAATATTATTATACCCCGGCAAATCCGTATGAAGCTTTCCCAGATGCAGTAGACGCGCAGGCAAAATCAATTTTAAGCGGCGAAAATGATGTAATATTCTGGGGAAAATATACAGAGAGTATCTTTGCTCCAACCGGAAAATTAGACGAAATTAAAAATGTTTTAGCGACTTCATATGATATTATTCTAGAAGGATCACAAATTTACGGAAAGAAGAAATAAAAACTTGTATAATTACTTGATTGTCGGTTCTGGTCTGTTTGGCTCTGTGTTCGCTCATGAGGCGTTAAAGCATTCTAAATCGGTGCTTGTCGTCGAAAAACGTCCTCACGCGGGCGGCAATGTCTATACAGAAAATATTGACGGGATTCACGTGCATTCATACGGTGCGCACATCTTTCACACGAACAATAAACGGGTCTGGGACTATGTGAATAATTTTGCAGCTTTCAATAGATACACTCATTCAGTACTCGCAAATTACAACGGTGAAATTTATTCTTTGCCGTTCAACATGTACACGTTTAATAAAATCTGGGGAGTCAACACACCCGATCAGGCTAGAGCCAAAATCGAGTCCCAGCGTACAAATATAACTAATCCGCAAAATCTCGAAGAACAAGCAATAAACCTCGTCGGCCCTGACATTTACGAAAAATTAATCAAAGGCTACACACAAAAGCAATGGGGACGGCCTTGTAACGAACTCCCGGCATTTATAATTAAGCGTCTTCCGGTGAGATTCATTTACGACAACAATTATTTTAACGCGCTCTATCAGGGAATCCCCATAAACGGCTACACGGAAATAATTAATAATTTGCTAGAAGGCTGCGAAATAATATTAAATTGCGATTACTGCCAACACAAAGCAAGATTTAATTCACTCGCAGAAAAAATTATTTTCACCGGCCCGATAGACTCATATTTTGATTATAAACTCGGTGCGCTAGAGTACAGGACTTCAAGATTTGAGCAGGAAATATTAACGCATACAAATAATTTTCAGGGGCATAGCGTCATAAATTACACTGACAGCAACACCCCTTACACGCGCATAATCGAACACAAACATTTTTATCCGGGCTTAGAGACAAACTCAACAGTCATAACCCGCGAATTTAGCACAGAATGGAAGCCCGGCGACGAACCTTATTATCCCGTTAATGACGAGAAAAATAACGCGCTCTACAAATCATATTGCGGACTTGCACGCGAACAAGCAAATAATATTATATTCGGAGGCAGACTAGGCGAATACAAATATTATGACATGGATCAAATAGTGTTAAAGGCTCTCGAACTCGCTGACAAAGAACTATAAAAATTTATCAGCAAGTTTTATTGCAAGCTCGACAACCAAATCAGAGTTATAATGCTGATGTTCACCCCAGCGGCCAAGACCGTAAAAATTTTTTCTCCTGCACCAGCTTAATAACTCGCTCATTATTTCGGGCTTGCGCAAGGTGTTGAGGGGATAAGCATATTTATTTACGTATAAAACTTTTTCGCCGGGCGTTAATCTTGCTGCATTAGTCTCCGTCCAATAGCCTTTACTCCCAAGCAAGACGTTATGACGCACAAAAATTCTGTGATAATTAATATTTCTATCCGGACAATAAATCCATTGTGCTGAAGTATTTAATTTTTCCGGAAAATAATTTATCGCGATTGAACTATGCTTTAATTCGTTAATAGACTCGCGCAAAGTGTCCGGCATTCCGTCAAGCTCGCGAAATTCTTTATACGGGATCGTGTTAATTATTATATCGGCCTGAAAATTTCCGCCCTCAAGAGTCTTTATTACGCGCGAATCAAAATTTATCGAGTAAACATGCTGATTATACAAAATTTTATCATTAAGAGCTTTGGCCATTCTCCGCCATAATTCCCCGTAACCGTATTTGACCGGATAAAAATATTCTGCGTGGCCGGGCTGCTTTGCGTAGGCTTTCTTATCGAGACAGGATCTTAACGTGTCTTCAAAGCTGACATCAGGCAATTTTTCAAGCCAATAAGTGCCCAAATTATCAAGCTCATCACCAAACATTTTTTCATTGTAAGGGAGCATATATTCACGCGCAATTTCTTCGCCGAGCTTCCATGTAATCCAATCACAAAATTTTTCGGGCTTAGTTTTCCCAGTAACACAACCGGCTTTAGCGATCGAACACAAAAAATTTACTTGACTCTCAATATCTAGCTGCCAAATATTAGCCTCGAACGGGTGAGATATATTTTTTCCGTGAAAATTTATTATTGTGTCGCGAATAAAATAATTCCATTCTGAACGCGGCATAAACGAGAACAAAAATTTTACTACTTCCGGCCGTCTGACATCCAAAATATGACCTCCGCCAATATCAAGCTCTGAGCCGTCAACGTTAATAGACCTGCACAAGCCGCCTGCTTCGTTATTTGCCTCAAGGAGCAAAAAATTTTTCTCGCCGTTGTGTGTTAATCTATGAGCAAAGGCAAGCCCCGCAGGACCTGCACCGAGAATTAAAAATTTATACATGATTATTTGCCTTCTGTGTCTTGAACATATTGCGCGACGAGATAATCATAACGGCCAAGATTTATATCTATTATTGCTTGAATGCGTTCGCGGGAAAATAAATCGCCCCTCGTTATGAGTCTTATTACGTCATAATATTTATGCAAGCTGGGATTTACTATTTTGTTGCTGTTAGTCTGGAGTGAT
This portion of the Synergistaceae bacterium genome encodes:
- the glf gene encoding UDP-galactopyranose mutase, with translation MYNYLIVGSGLFGSVFAHEALKHSKSVLVVEKRPHAGGNVYTENIDGIHVHSYGAHIFHTNNKRVWDYVNNFAAFNRYTHSVLANYNGEIYSLPFNMYTFNKIWGVNTPDQARAKIESQRTNITNPQNLEEQAINLVGPDIYEKLIKGYTQKQWGRPCNELPAFIIKRLPVRFIYDNNYFNALYQGIPINGYTEIINNLLEGCEIILNCDYCQHKARFNSLAEKIIFTGPIDSYFDYKLGALEYRTSRFEQEILTHTNNFQGHSVINYTDSNTPYTRIIEHKHFYPGLETNSTVITREFSTEWKPGDEPYYPVNDEKNNALYKSYCGLAREQANNIIFGGRLGEYKYYDMDQIVLKALELADKEL
- a CDS encoding FAD-dependent oxidoreductase; protein product: MYKFLILGAGPAGLAFAHRLTHNGEKNFLLLEANNEAGGLCRSINVDGSELDIGGGHILDVRRPEVVKFLFSFMPRSEWNYFIRDTIINFHGKNISHPFEANIWQLDIESQVNFLCSIAKAGCVTGKTKPEKFCDWITWKLGEEIAREYMLPYNEKMFGDELDNLGTYWLEKLPDVSFEDTLRSCLDKKAYAKQPGHAEYFYPVKYGYGELWRRMAKALNDKILYNQHVYSINFDSRVIKTLEGGNFQADIIINTIPYKEFRELDGMPDTLRESINELKHSSIAINYFPEKLNTSAQWIYCPDRNINYHRIFVRHNVLLGSKGYWTETNAARLTPGEKVLYVNKYAYPLNTLRKPEIMSELLSWCRRKNFYGLGRWGEHQHYNSDLVVELAIKLADKFL